ATCCCAAAGTAGGGTCAACAATTTGTTCCACCCAACATTCCCCTTCTCTTGCCtttctccttctctccctcaCCCATGTTGCCAACCTCTCATTATGAGATTGATCAGCTCCTAATTCAGTGACTTGGACACCAATCATTGGACTCCTCCCAGTTATCATCTCCAACACAACAATTCCATAGCTATAAACATCCACCTTAGAAGTGATTTGCAAGTTGAAAACCCATTCCGGTGCCATGTAACCCCTTGTCCCTCTTATCCTAGAGAAGCTTGAGTTGTTGACATTGTTTCTATTCAATGGCTTGGACAAGCCAAAATCAGCCACCTTGGGTTGGTAATCAGAGTCAAGAAGTATGTTTTGAGGCTTTATATCACAATGCAAGATCCACTCCAAGCACTCTTCATGTAAATAGGCCAAACCCTTTGCCATTCCCACAGCAATGTTGTACCTCTTGCTCCAATCAAGTGCATTTGATGGAAGATTATGTGCCAAAGAGCCATTTTCCATGTACTCATAAACCAACATCCTATGCTTTCCTTCTACACAATACCCCCACATGCCAATTAAGTTCATGTGGTTGAGCCTTCCAATGATGCTCACTTCAGTAAGAAACTCACTCTCTCCTTGGTCTGCAAATTCGTGCAATTTTTTAATTGCTGCAATGCGTTTATCTGATAACACGCCCTTGTACACTGTCCCTCCAGCACCCCTTCCAATCTCTTCGCTGAAACCCTTTGTGGCTTGTTTCAGTTCAGAGTAAGTGTATCTTCTGAACCCAGTAGCTGCTGCAAGAACATACCCTTGTTGATCTGCACTAACCAAATGATTACTACTCCTAAATAGAAAACACCACACCATAAAAATGCACAAAACCTCAAAACCTCCCAATCCAATTGCAAACCAAAGCATGAACTTCACCGACCCGTTTTCCTTGCCCTTCACGTAAGGTCTTTCTAGTACTTTTTCTGCATTTCTCGAACAAGCCAAGTCATCGCTGTTTTGAACCCGATTCTCTTGAACATCATTCTTCGGCAAACGAAGGAAGATTTGTCCGGTGAAACCGGGCGAATGATGTCCGTTTAGCAACTGTCTCTTGGGGTAACACCAAAAGAGACCATTTTCCCTCGCAAAGGAGTACTGAAACCCCATGCACTCGCACAATCCCGAGCACAATTTCTCACATTGTTTATAAGTGTAATTTGAAAAAGATGAACCATAGTCGTATCCATAGAAATCCACTTCATAATAGGGTACAAAGCGATATTCTGTCTTGTTGTCACAAGTAGGTTGGAAATTCGGCTTGCAACCTAAAGTCCAATCTTGGCTATCAATCCAACTATACCCTTCAAGACACGAACACTTTCTACCAATTACTTGTTCATGACTGCATATACTATTGGGTCCACAAATTCCATGAATGAAACAAGGTTGTGACTTGAATTGCCCTGTTATGGACCAATTCTCTTCACCGTTTTTTCTGCTATAGACACGAACATTGCCATCGTGATCAAGGGTCAATCTTCGTTGGAGGAGTAAACCATAATCAATTGTCTTGAAACTGAAATGATCTGAAGCACTGAATTCGCCCAAGTTGTCTAACACTGCAACTCTGCTACTGTTGTATGTGCTTCTTCCGTTGCCAAAACCAACGTTGTCGCTGACAAGCCAAGGATCTGGCCAGTAAACGCTTGAAACTTGAGGACCATCGTAGAGAATACGGAAAACGTTGTCGTTGTCGAAGTAGAGGTTGTAAAAACCAGAGGAATGGTTGCCCTCACTTCTTGAGGAAACAAGCTTCGTGAACCTGAGCGGTAACCATTAAATTTGACCACAAAGTTTACTCGtgcaaattaatttagttttgaaattataaaaatgtaaatcCATTGATTAACAGTTACTCCTATTTAAGTTATTAATGTCAGCTAAAGTAATTAATCTCACTTTCATTGATGAGGATATAAACGAATCAGATTAGTTATAAAcgtataaataacatttttttatacaaagtaTAAGAGCATGTGCAATGCAAGattaaattgtgattttagCCAATTTTTTGGTGGACTCACAATATTATATATctctgaagatttttttaaaatttttgttctgataataaaatatcaaacttATCATCTTAAaccattttttataagtttcacATTCACTTaccttctatattttttttagaatttattttaaaataactaaaactaattaataatctttttagttttttagttttGTAGAGAGTGGCATAAAACATCATTCTTTGGATCTGTATGCAGATcttgcttgttttttttttagaagaacatATCTCCATATCAATTATCTTGCTCCACATCAGATCTTACTAATATTAGATCTTATATGGAAGATAAGGATCAAAGTGTGAAAACGCATATTAGAGATGTTCTACATAACATAGATTTTCTTATCAATAATTGATATAGTGAATTATTTACTTTAGAAAAGTGggatcttataaaaataaagaatttaattaaaatataatttatttttgcgCATGATAGGAGCCCATGGAATCCATGAATGCCGACAAATACTTTGAAAGAGATTGAAAATTATGTACTACTAAGAGTAATgtcataaatttattgattgatttttatgatatatccaaaaaaatgcatggtacaccaaaattaaattctaaaataattttttttaatatatttaatattgaaaatgatattttttaattttaaatataataaagagTAGTCCTTAAAATTAAGGATTGGTCCATGAAATCGGTCAATTTACTCCtaatattatcatttcaattaatttaatctttaaatttgactaacaattatataattcattCCCAATCGTACgtttcttcaaaataaaaaatcatactaaCGCCCTTAAAGtacaaaaaataaagcaatCGATATTCAATGATCGATTGATAAAGTGCAACTTTTgtataattttgaaaactaaatttGACCATGCATTTAAATACTATATATCAAGCACGAGGACTGCTACTAACAAACTTTAGAACGcattcttttggacaaattatataaaatttagggattttattaattttaacaacAAGATATATAGTAGTAGTGTATTAGATAGCATATATTGATAAAATTGTTGACTAAAATATCAATTTGATTAATGAAAAATGGAAATGACTCATAGTACATACCTAGTGAAAATCTGGCCAGGAAGGAGGGTATCCGTGGGAAAACCGAAGCTCTGCCACAGAACCGCGCTTTGATTACTCTGCTCGCGGAGTACGAGGTTGCCGGTGTCGAACAAATGCAGCTCAAGCGTCTTCGAGGAGAGCGTGTTGGTGGACCAGACATCGAACTGTCCCGCGTCGGTTAAAACGAGGTTCCCCGTCTTGAGGAGCGAAAGCGTGGACCGTTTCCCGTTAACCGGTTGATCGCGGTTCGCCATCCACACAACGGTCTTCGTCGTCGCTTGCGTAGAGAACCATATCGCGAAGGAGTACGCGTTCTCCCCCACGGGGCTGAACCCTGCGGTGAAGGTTCCCTTCGGCGACGAGACTATGACGTCATCTTCGGGGTTCTCCACGGAGAGGGGGAGGGAGGAGGAACGGTGGaagtggaagaggaagaagatgaggagaAAGGGTATTAAGGTTGGTGAAGATGCCATGTTTGCATTCatatgaagagagagagagatagagatatgtgataaattgtattatttatatagCATAGCATGATATGGTGAAAAAAGCCACTAGTATGCATGGACATTACATGTGGGTCATTGCGGCCTTCGTGGGTCGTGGCTTCATCTTCTCGTTTCACATtcgtatttttaatttagaaataacgTAACTTTGAggaccaaaataataaataaaggttaATGTTCTACACTAACTAACCAATCTGATATTCTCGTGAGGATTTTTATACCCTTAACCCATAAGCAATAGTAACCGTTAATGATGTGCATGAGATCTCGAAGCAACATATAAGTTAAACATGATAGATCCTCACAGGAATATTCATGATAGATCCTCACAGGAATATTTATGTTACACAGTCCCTCAATTCTCAGTGCGTAAGTGCAAGCGATTAAAGTATGAAGACAGGATTGACTCATGTTGAAGGGATACAGATGTTAAagacttaaataattttttaaaaaatgtcagaggcttatttaaattattgttaattttagaaactaaaatgataataaatatagaTTTAGAGACTAAATTGATCATTTACTTTAGTTTTTTAACTCATTTGTGTAGCATTCTTAATTAGAGAAACactaattaataacattttaaagatattttttaagagaaatactTCTAATACACTTAtgattaactaaaatttattaaaaattattaatttttataggtATTACTTCTTATTTAACTATTCTTTTCTAATTTAGATGTGAGACccactaaaattaataatttttaaaaaacttccaTCAATAATAGAGTATTAGAAAGAAAGAGTGggttagtatttttctttttttaatacattctatattattattgattcaaatttattaggaattataaatttgttttttatgtctCACATCTTATTTAACAAAAGAGTATATGATATCTTAATTATATGcttaaatttattctaaataatGGACGtgagtcttttatttttattttattcatctaAATTTATTACGAAACATTTAGTGTGGAATTGTTTTAGCTCAATAATAAATTTCGAATTCAGGATTTGTatataaaattgtgttaaattatcttttataaaaaaatatgcaaactCTATAAAAGAACGTGATATAACATTGTTAACATTTTTCAATTAGTACTAAATAGTATGAAGAATTTATTACCTATATACGATTTATACGAATGCAGAGAAATgggttttttagtttattaataagttaaataatttaaaaattaaaaacagtgAAGCAGAAATCAATCACGTAATTTCGTGTGGCAGATTTCGTAGAATAATTTCTATACCAACTagcattttggtttttttattaattagaattttggtttttttattaattagaattttggTTTTAACCCATGTGGATATAGACGTGGATGCCGTAAACTACTAGGACTTCAAGAAGCACAGTTTccaattaaagaaaatagtgTTTCGTAGAATAATTTCTATACCAACTagcattttgtttttgttttttttttttaattagcattTTGGTTTTAACCCATGTGAATATCGACGTGGATGCCGGGTACGACTAGGACTTGAAAGTTCAAGAAACACGGTTTCTAATAGTACTGATAAGATCGAATGCGCGCGAAAATAGTAAGTAGAAACACGAAGTCAAACGGTGAATGAGTTGTTTACTTATGTtagttaaaagactaaaaataaacttcttttattataaaaggTTACTTATTGATATACTTAGTGTTAATTTTTTGACACCCATGAATTCTAAACACTTAAttgataatctttttttattgtcttttcatgtatcattcttatatttttctttcttctttttctttctctcaagatgtcaaaaaatttagttggcaaaaatatattttttttcatacttttattgcaattttaaatatatttttaacatgagttttttagggaaaaaaaaaattaggtattGCCTAGCACTTGAATCATGTGAAGTTATTCACCTGACCCCGTAATAATCTTTGATTCTACTCCAACAATTGTGATTAAATACtttgaaagaataatttttctgTCCATAATGAATCAATCGTGCTCAAATAGGATTAGGATTATATCTAGTTAAGATACTTGTgatctaaataaaaataaataaataaattagatccTAAAACTTATTAAGACAATGACATGTTTCAAAactcataatatttataaactaaTAAAGTCTTTACATCAACATTCAAATTATGTCCTACCGGGATATAAGTTTGAAccttaacataatttataattatttcgcGTATTTCTTTAActtagtaaaaattaatttgtatactTAAATAGAGTATTATCCTTCTCCATGCGATCATTAAATTCACACCATTGAGATTGCAAGATTTCAATTCTCCAATGCCCTGCCCTGATCTCATAAGAGTAAAGCATCTAAGATGAAGCTTCTTTAAGATCATAACTAAGACTTCACGCTTGATGCTTGCATAGGCATAATAAACTTTGTAGGGTCCAAGAATAATAATCACATCCATATGATTAACAAAATGTGAACATTAAACACAAGAAATGCCATATATCTTAGCATGCAAGCAATGAAGTATGAATGCTACATGCCTGATTTTGGCAACTGCTAACAATAACCTAATGGACTATATATAACTATGGGGCTTCTAACAAGGTAACGTAGGCTTCTCCAAATAAGAGAACCTGACATAATTTCCATGCTTGCCATAGGTTTTGCTTTCACCACTACCTTGAAGCTCTTCTTTTGTGGAGTGTGAGAGAAAATGAGGCTAGTAGGCTTCACTGTGATTTCTACTCCTTTGAGAGATTTGATGGTGGCATTGAAGATGGTTGGAGTAGGACCAACATTGGTAACTCTTAAAACTCCTATTATTGTGCTTGTGTTGTTTTGCACACTTAGTTGCATGGTGGGATAGTTGATAGCCTCATGGCCAAGCCCTGGAAGCAAATAGGTGTAGTTCACAGGAGAGCCAACTAACATTGATAGAGAGGAACCATTATAGCCCTCATGGCATAAGAAATGGATATATGCAAAGTTATCCATGTCATAGATTGAACTAGGGCTCAGAGCTCTTGTAGGGTGCACTTGACCAGCACTATATGCAAATTCTACCTTCTTATTAACTCTATGGCTCATTGGTTTAGgcttaatatgtttttagtccttgatATATACATGTTTTTGATATTTGgtccttaataaatttttgcttCGAGATGGGTTCCtaatatttgaaaacttttgtccGAGATCCTTACCGTTAGTTAGAATCTATTATCTACTTACGTGAATGTTAATCGAACACGTATGCATGCGACATGTGGTGTCACATGTAATATTTGTCTAAATGAGATTACAcgtaggaattttttttaaaaaaaatcgtttAACGTTAAACGACATTACCTCTGAAATTCGCACTTTACCGCACTCTGTGACTCTGCATGGGTTTGGAAAAACCTTCTAGAATATTCTTTCATGGAGGTTATCAGAGTTCTAGTGGCGACAATCACAATGGTGGTTCTAGCGGCAGTGCTTCCAACAGACGTCGACAACGACAATTGAGTATTCACGTTGTGCTCAAGCACGCGAGTgcaaagattcaacaaattcaCATTTAGAATCATGTTCGCTCCAAAGGACAAGTTCttctacaacaacaacatcagcaACATTCAGTTGTCGTCGTGCGATATGAGACTCTCGCTCTCCAATGCGAACTCTCAAATCTCTGTCTTCAGACCCAAGGTCGACGAGATCTTGCTCCTCATCGTTAACTTCTCCTCGTTCGTCACGGTTCGTTCTCTGTTGCCTTGTTTTGGTTCTCGATTGTGACTTTTGGAGAACAAATTGGCTTTGGCCCACTCCGtcactcatgaagaaactgtCAAAGCTTGTACATCACAAATTAATGGCACCTCCATGCGCTGCACAAATGTCGCAAACACCTGTCGGAAAAACATGGAGTATCTAGAGTTTGAAGAGGGTTTGATCTTGGTGCAGTGCGTGGCAACTCCCTGTGCGATAAGGTGAATCTCCACATGGTGTGGGTGGAAGAGAACGACAATGAGGTCGGGGCAATTGGTATTGGGATTGGAATTCTTGGTGAATTCATTTAGAGTTTCGACAATGTCATTTTTCTAAAGCTTTTTGCAGAGGTGGAAGGGTTTGTGAGGTTCAAGGGTGAGGGTTTGGAAGGAGCCGGCGGCAACTTGCTAGTTGTTTCATCGTTGCCATTGCAATGGTTTCGCTGTGTGCTTCCTTTGATGGCGTCGTTGTGGTGGTTACGGTGGTGTCATCTCAACGATTATGCGCGAGCTATTGGTGAGTGGGATTGATGATTGAAGACAAAGTGGGAAAAAGAGATAACGGATTCCAACTATATGTCCGATTAATGGTCACGTAAGCAAATAACGGATTCCGACTAACAGTAAGGATCTCgaacaaaagttttcaaatattaaacacCCATCTCGTagcaaaaatttattagagaccaaatgtcaaaaacaaatatatatcaggaccaaaaatatatttaatcctaACAAAAAAGTACAtggactaataaaaaatttatattatgtatTGTCAGTATAGagttagagtttaatttttatgtattgcCAATATGTAAAAAAACTACATTATCAACTAATCAGAAATCtttgttgatatattttttaaaataattattgtaaaagttaataaatttattatctataCTAATTTGTTATTGGATAACAAGTCTTTTACACGAGTGCATATAGCATATACTATTTACTCTACAAGATATGAAGTTCTGACTTTGATGCACAGAGGCTTCAGATTTTGCATATgatgaaataaaacaaataaaaaaagtggaAATAGGCTTTAAATTTCACCTGTGGTAATAATGGCTGATCTGATTGCCGCAGGAAATTTTGGGTGAAATGACTTCACATATGCTGCTACTCCAGCAACATGAGGACATGACATAGTAGTTCCAGACATAAGTGCAAATTCTAAAAATCGGGTATCCCCTTTCTGACCAGTAATTGACTTCTTGGGTGTATAAGATGCCAAGATGTTAATGCCAGGAGCTGCAACATCAGGCTGCATCAAATAGATTATAAAACTCACTTAGTTCCTAAATACTAGCTTGATGGTCAATTTACAAGCAGATTAGAAATAAGTCCACTAACTAAATAATGGAGGAAATTTTGCAGTTTCTGGTAGACTGGTACTGGTACCTTGAGAATATGTTGAGATCCTGGATTTGGACCCCTAGATGAAAATGAAGCAGCAAATGGAGCTTGAATTTTTACTTCATGGCTCTTATGCATTACTGCTGACGGTGATCTTAGtttaacaagaaattaaaatagaagatatcATGGGATAATTAAGTAGAAAAGTATTGTAACAAAGATTCATTTATAATAAGcttgttaaagaaaaaaaataattaaccaaaTATCAACCTTAGGTCATTCAGAGAGCAATCAATGGCATCTTGTCATACCTTGTGGACTGTGTATAATTGGTAATAATTTGACCTATCCTACTATTCACAATGATAGCCGGAGCCATGAATATTTGGGCAATTTCTAAAACTTTCTCACTTTCTATTATAGTACCAATGCCTCCAATTGATTCCACAACAGCTTCACTGCCCCCAAGTACTTAATCTACAGTATACAagttttcctttcaacttttttgGCTCCAAGGAGTCTTCATAGCAGAATCTATCAATGCATTGAAATGTTCTTTGTTAATATTAAAAGCTTGACTAGGTGCtgtcaaagaaacaaaaagaaaattacttaGCATTTTCCTTGCTTCCAGGGCTTCGGGCCGCATCAATCCCATCAACAAGGGGGTACTGTTTTTGTTTTGGATTGAAGGTGCTCAGTGCTCCCCCCTGCATTACACCCAGAGTTGGATGTGTAGGAATATATAGTGAATTCCAGTAAGCGTAAGGTTGgtcatatgattttatttagactaaaatgtattatttttttttcaatttagtcTCTTAACTTCCAAAAATTAATCAAGTTAATCtaataaattgacaaaaaaaccaacttaatttaacatGGACTCTTTAAGGAACCaaagtaaagaaaattaaactaCGAGACCAAACCCAAAAACGGGAGAccaaaagtaaattaatttagCCTTTCATTAATAACCAATCTAACATCAGTGGCTAGTTTGGAAGTATTGAGATGAATATTTTGTGTGCGTGCAAACTACATTATTTGGTCTTGGATATAGACATATAGTAATAGTACCACAAGTTGCATGCATTCATGTGACCTGTTATGAAATAGTCTTCACGGTTGAAATAAAAATGACTATAAGGTATGTGTCAATAACTTGTACATGCTTGCAGCTTATAACAATGTAGACTCACCTTATATATTGAGCTAGATACATCATGGCTCACCTTGATGTCTATCATAATTACAGAAACTTCTTAGTTCTCATACAGAAACAATAATCATGAAAGCTCTTTTACATTCACATAATTGAATTCAATGGCAATATTTGCTCTATGTTTGGTTGGTTAGTTGTGAATACTagtgttttcattttaatatatggTAAAGTTGCTCTGGTTATGTAGAATATATATGTGAGTGCCAAAGTTACAGAACCTACACTAACATTATTTCCACTCCCCAACTCAATAGTATGTGCTCCGGAAATCCCTATCAATGCCACTAGCTGCCACTGTTACAATCCATGGCGCAGTATTTGAGACACTTGCCATATATGGTCCATCATTTCCACCTCAGGCCACAGTGATTATGACTTTCCTCATAGCATGAAATGCTCCAATTCTACaccatatgaaaaataaaattactcgtTCCTATAAAAGATTGTAagaacacaacaaagattacaAGCGATATTGAGTGATTTTAACTCTCTCACTTAAGGGATCATGGTTAAAGTAAGTTAGTATATGCGGGTAATAATCATATTCAtgttaaaaaagagaaaaatcaatTACGATTGCATCAAGAGTAGTTCTAGTAAGCAAAGCCCCCAACACGTTCCATAACTCATCACCAACACCATCTTACAATTCCAAGCATTTGTTTTCTTACTGATAAGTGTTATGCATACGTTATTGGTATACTAAAATCACATAACAATTATctcattttcttatcttttattgctTATTTGTATGAAAACAATAGGAACTTAGCTTCTTCTGAGTCTTTGTTCAGAAGATgctaaagttaataattttagagTAATTCTTGTTGTATTTTGTGTAGAGTTGTAGCAAAGGCCTAAAAGAGGATTGATGAACTGAAGTGTCGCGCTCAGCCCAAACAAGCCGCTTAGCACAAGAAGCCACATTGGAAGACAGTTGTCACGAGCAAGTGTGCTAAGCGGCATCCTGCGCTTAGCGCATGGCCACTTGATCCTACTGGACATGCGCGCTTAGTGCGAGTatcgcgctaagcgcacaagAAAGTTCTATTTGGTCAATCAATTGGTAAAGTatataaaagaaaggaaacaatTGTTTCCTTAACGATGATGAAAAAGAAGCAGAGGAAcgaaaaaacaaaggaaaacaaaaaaagctaATGCAAGGAAAATCCATTTTCGGAGCTATAGCCGATCCGTTTCAATCCATTTCTCTTCCATTTGCCTCCCTTTCATTccacttttatattttcaaatctctcatgacaatgagaggctacaACCACCCGTTGTTGGGAGCTCTACAAACCAAAGTctctttgatgtaatgattctaaactatcttttaatataatgttgttattgttattcATCCCTGTGCTTATTCACGTATTTAtggtttgatcatccatctttatGTACTATTTTAGgatataaatattgaaaaatgtttGTATTCTAAGAACTTGAGAAAAATATCTAAAGTGAGTCATATCTAGGGATAGAATGATCTTCTTTAGCCTTTTCATGCATCTATGCTCTTAATGCTAATCATTTAGTAATCAATTGCCAAGGGATTGGGAGCGATATTAAGTGATTTAGATTTTTTCactcgagggatcttggttaaaataaactaatagaTGCGGGTAATAATCACATTAatgttaaaagagaaaaatttgttaagattacatcaagagtagttcTAGCAAGGGGAGCCCCCAACACGTTCCTTAACTCATCATCAACACCATTTCACAACTCCGAGCATTTGTTTCCTTAACCTTTTATGTTCCTTACTTTGTGGTTAactcattttagtttttacttgCAGTTAATCAATGAACAAGATTCGATTTGAATCACTAATTACTTAAcaattacacacacacacacacacacaactctGAGTACAAGCATATTCCCTATGGAATTTGATATTCGATCTTACTGTTTTACACTACTTGTGCAACTTGG
This region of Glycine max cultivar Williams 82 chromosome 7, Glycine_max_v4.0, whole genome shotgun sequence genomic DNA includes:
- the LOC100806357 gene encoding putative receptor protein kinase ZmPK1, producing the protein MNANMASSPTLIPFLLIFFLFHFHRSSSLPLSVENPEDDVIVSSPKGTFTAGFSPVGENAYSFAIWFSTQATTKTVVWMANRDQPVNGKRSTLSLLKTGNLVLTDAGQFDVWSTNTLSSKTLELHLFDTGNLVLREQSNQSAVLWQSFGFPTDTLLPGQIFTRFTKLVSSRSEGNHSSGFYNLYFDNDNVFRILYDGPQVSSVYWPDPWLVSDNVGFGNGRSTYNSSRVAVLDNLGEFSASDHFSFKTIDYGLLLQRRLTLDHDGNVRVYSRKNGEENWSITGQFKSQPCFIHGICGPNSICSHEQVIGRKCSCLEGYSWIDSQDWTLGCKPNFQPTCDNKTEYRFVPYYEVDFYGYDYGSSFSNYTYKQCEKLCSGLCECMGFQYSFARENGLFWCYPKRQLLNGHHSPGFTGQIFLRLPKNDVQENRVQNSDDLACSRNAEKVLERPYVKGKENGSVKFMLWFAIGLGGFEVLCIFMVWCFLFRSSNHLVSADQQGYVLAAATGFRRYTYSELKQATKGFSEEIGRGAGGTVYKGVLSDKRIAAIKKLHEFADQGESEFLTEVSIIGRLNHMNLIGMWGYCVEGKHRMLVYEYMENGSLAHNLPSNALDWSKRYNIAVGMAKGLAYLHEECLEWILHCDIKPQNILLDSDYQPKVADFGLSKPLNRNNVNNSSFSRIRGTRGYMAPEWVFNLQITSKVDVYSYGIVVLEMITGRSPMIGVQVTELGADQSHNERLATWVRERRRKAREGECWVEQIVDPTLGSDYDVEQMEILTTVALECVEEEKDVRPSMSQVVERLQSHDS